A genome region from Methanobacterium subterraneum includes the following:
- a CDS encoding HEPN domain-containing protein, which produces MNDKKKIEIINKIIDIAEKYVVLFRESPISKPVKAKELCFYVNNREHYYNPIVGDIFRDMGLKKNFSSNYVREFIDDLISDTLKMGFENVKTNPLIIDTFDDVFHEVTIYVPLSGIKMIKEELKIGKIVIKKMTDETVDGITSNLESLLRQNPYFFPKEKEEGIKFVTDLYAQFRGKVCAEFKMIGEEDIALKVAKEECERSLDLLRLLDIYLQSRDHNICISLEGETVRGYQNAIIFKSNFKHYKMANEFKGSPIDLEISDELIKKMKYFGIFILSEILEKPLKDLTDFEKTFLLGIHWFANFSSQREIENQYLSLMIALEIFLTPGSGEPITNYIAEGASIINEIGIENRKKLKSNIKTLYSKRSSIVHGRLDDISTEDDVNTLKNIILGLIFWMTQNSHRFESKDDLLNFIEDHKFACDILS; this is translated from the coding sequence ATGAATGATAAAAAGAAAATTGAAATAATTAATAAAATTATTGATATTGCAGAAAAATATGTTGTACTTTTTCGGGAATCACCTATTTCAAAGCCTGTTAAAGCTAAGGAATTGTGTTTCTATGTTAATAATCGTGAACATTATTATAATCCAATAGTTGGGGATATATTTAGGGATATGGGTTTAAAAAAAAATTTTTCTAGTAATTATGTAAGAGAGTTTATTGATGATTTAATTTCAGATACTTTAAAAATGGGATTTGAAAATGTAAAAACTAACCCCCTAATTATTGATACTTTTGATGATGTTTTCCATGAAGTAACCATATATGTTCCACTTTCAGGAATTAAAATGATTAAAGAGGAGCTAAAGATAGGTAAGATTGTAATTAAAAAAATGACTGATGAAACAGTTGATGGGATAACATCTAATTTAGAGTCACTTCTTCGTCAAAATCCATATTTTTTCCCCAAAGAAAAAGAAGAAGGTATTAAGTTTGTGACGGATTTATATGCTCAATTTAGGGGTAAGGTCTGTGCCGAATTTAAAATGATTGGTGAAGAAGATATAGCATTAAAAGTTGCCAAAGAAGAATGTGAAAGATCTTTAGACTTATTACGGCTTTTAGATATCTATCTACAAAGTAGAGATCATAATATTTGTATCTCTCTTGAAGGTGAAACTGTAAGGGGTTATCAAAATGCAATCATTTTCAAATCAAATTTCAAACATTATAAAATGGCAAATGAATTTAAAGGATCTCCCATTGATCTCGAAATTTCAGATGAATTAATTAAAAAAATGAAATACTTTGGCATATTTATTTTATCAGAAATACTGGAAAAACCTCTAAAAGATTTAACTGATTTTGAAAAAACCTTCTTACTAGGGATACATTGGTTTGCTAACTTTTCAAGCCAAAGAGAGATTGAAAACCAGTATTTAAGTTTAATGATTGCTTTAGAAATATTTTTAACCCCCGGATCTGGAGAACCGATAACTAATTATATTGCTGAAGGTGCTTCAATAATCAATGAGATCGGTATTGAAAACAGGAAAAAACTTAAAAGTAATATTAAAACTTTGTACAGTAAAAGAAGTTCCATTGTTCATGGTAGGTTAGATGATATTTCTACTGAAGATGATGTTAACACTCTAAAAAATATCATTTTGGGTTTAATTTTTTGGATGACTCAAAATTCTCATAGATTTGAGAGTAAAGATGATCTATTAAATTTCATAGAAGATCATAAATTTGCTTGTGATATTTTATCATGA
- a CDS encoding ribbon-helix-helix protein, CopG family, with translation MKASVKISSKLLEEFDEVIHDQGYKSRSKGIRHALKDYILRYQEINEIEGERIAIITVIQDRHFAGAMEDLTNVQQDLGEYITAVMHFHTTKKQYLEVIVVKGDVNNIQEITEKVMSLRGVEHVNITRTEIKKK, from the coding sequence ATGAAGGCAAGTGTGAAAATATCCTCAAAACTATTAGAAGAATTTGATGAAGTAATTCATGACCAGGGATATAAATCAAGATCTAAAGGTATAAGGCATGCATTAAAAGATTATATACTCCGTTACCAGGAGATAAATGAGATTGAAGGTGAAAGAATTGCAATAATAACTGTAATTCAAGATCGTCATTTTGCCGGTGCCATGGAGGATCTTACTAACGTCCAGCAGGACCTCGGGGAATACATCACTGCAGTCATGCATTTTCACACGACCAAAAAACAGTACCTGGAAGTCATTGTTGTGAAAGGTGATGTAAACAACATTCAAGAAATCACAGAGAAAGTTATGAGCCTTAGAGGAGTGGAACACGTTAATATTACACGTACTGAGATTAAAAAAAAATAG
- a CDS encoding HEPN domain-containing protein produces MIELNPEFKCEKTYKELNPLIRDILDTRKDDGTFQSKAFLQFDEFENLLFNHLFEKTNLKNELNNLKISFESIPYLNILKKIDYDDNYFEKFIELLNDDINRLRNLNLKEYSFLFPLNIKELKCEETSGLTGERLKFVKNKCETLDIFEKIMEPFDIQSIEKKNHYNEKIMDYDKLSGNEKILDIVSCYQGKVLKISCDARDSTYAWNRANFRFESFLGLLSFICNRFRLRRSKGRNIDFRFFKVKTGTPFMFDDESDISYKFFLDEDDSEEFKRELSELTLIDLDSDLEIRSYSKICNHFHDIIKGIENSKLLEVLYGAFSLYYLATSEKKLEYSFFKFWIISEYLIKGSSKRKDEELLRLIKRIVKFYKKDELLNKRIDFLYKKRNKLVHEGETDSIQQDDRNLSKLIADCLLDFYLYSIYHFKVNNLNDFNFLITNIGKEANNLDNDLKILDQIKEWKNPKVLR; encoded by the coding sequence ATGATTGAATTAAATCCTGAGTTTAAATGTGAAAAAACATATAAGGAGCTAAATCCATTAATCAGAGATATTTTGGATACACGCAAAGATGATGGCACATTTCAATCAAAAGCATTTCTTCAATTTGACGAATTTGAAAATTTACTTTTTAATCATTTATTTGAGAAAACAAATCTTAAGAATGAGTTGAATAATCTAAAAATTTCTTTTGAATCAATTCCATATTTAAATATACTAAAAAAGATTGATTATGATGATAATTATTTTGAAAAGTTTATAGAACTTTTAAATGATGATATAAATCGTTTAAGAAATTTAAATCTGAAAGAATATTCATTTTTATTTCCCCTTAATATTAAAGAGTTAAAATGTGAAGAAACATCTGGTTTAACAGGGGAAAGGTTAAAATTTGTTAAAAATAAGTGTGAAACCTTAGATATTTTTGAAAAGATTATGGAACCGTTTGATATACAATCAATTGAGAAAAAGAATCATTACAATGAAAAAATTATGGATTATGATAAGCTATCTGGTAATGAGAAAATTTTAGACATAGTTAGTTGTTATCAGGGGAAAGTTCTGAAGATAAGTTGTGATGCAAGAGATTCTACATATGCATGGAATAGGGCTAATTTTAGGTTTGAATCTTTTTTAGGACTTTTATCATTCATTTGCAATCGTTTTCGTTTAAGGAGGAGCAAAGGTAGAAATATAGATTTTAGGTTTTTTAAAGTGAAAACAGGGACTCCTTTCATGTTTGATGATGAAAGTGATATTTCATATAAGTTTTTCTTAGATGAAGATGACTCAGAAGAATTTAAAAGAGAACTGAGTGAATTAACATTAATAGATTTGGATTCAGATTTAGAGATAAGAAGTTATTCCAAAATTTGCAACCATTTTCATGATATAATTAAAGGAATAGAAAATTCCAAATTGTTAGAAGTATTATATGGTGCTTTTTCATTATATTATCTTGCTACTTCCGAAAAAAAGTTGGAGTACTCTTTTTTTAAGTTTTGGATAATTAGTGAGTATCTTATTAAAGGTTCAAGTAAAAGAAAAGATGAAGAGCTTTTAAGATTAATAAAAAGAATAGTCAAATTTTATAAAAAAGACGAATTATTAAATAAAAGAATAGATTTTCTATATAAAAAAAGGAATAAATTAGTTCATGAAGGCGAAACAGATAGTATCCAGCAGGATGATAGAAACTTATCAAAATTAATTGCGGATTGTCTTTTGGATTTCTATTTATATTCCATCTATCATTTTAAAGTGAATAATTTAAATGATTTTAATTTTTTGATTACAAATATTGGAAAAGAAGCGAATAATTTAGATAACGACTTAAAAATATTAGATCAAATTAAAGAATGGAAGAATCCTAAAGTACTGAGGTAA
- a CDS encoding HD domain-containing protein, with protein MTLKSVLESKNKKLCYVLESVAEKAELLLSRIVIDFPQYTSHDIKHSELVITRLDTIIPDNLKEKLDEYEIFFLLCSAYLHDVGMANLKHIKDYCGDNADIIRENHHKRTCLFVKDYFGEAGLQDDTQGYIIGKICLGHRKEDLHDTDLFPPTYAYKNHKINIPLLASLLRVADELDITFERTPRLIYDNFDISDEKSREEWQKHLKIHGVISTNNSPFIQCNARCENPDIHRTLKMLETKINNQLRELPYHIKEYKLTKELPREFIMIIENVGYEYHNFKFSVDNKSILTLLMGENLYASKDECIRELLKNSIDACRFRQETIKKSYKPEITFELTSNNEKLVVTDNGMGMNELIIEEYLTKIGRSFYSSEDVSNHELGFHPLNELGIGFLSCFMIADKIIIDTRTETSDPLNIEIDDTSDYFIVRKSKKESTGTDITLFLKENIKGTLNLGKIIKNYARYLEFPIYVNSHDNNKIKIEKQEFRPCSNLKEKGKFIIKLEEDDFEGSICFEYGEDFYSHKDIVFNKLNDNNVLCNQGILINDNIDLEHIIIGSLCRFEINLKKNLLDLNIARNRIQYNDKYEEFLDKLESIIFDKIRNLFLDLKDTKKKILFNTFYIGWKKNFYNEPWSKFTTINSFFEKSKWLFYDKELIVLPKGYLNLFLDFYKFTHISRKGLSFVNTKKLLNKKVIYINLDLKGFVDRNSLLEYLEHLFKSVDLDEEFVYIIEPSFIPKNMLESFLEYIPETLESILLQKYQNNLTLHEIISPFGDKKIFIANSTKCKDNRLILIDFGQYLIINENNKLINLILKNQDDLNSDEKLAIAGLFSNTRNSFIVNETYKTIIDMFVSNKKIEDNPSSYLLDKKELDFCRNNYIWKNE; from the coding sequence ATGACATTAAAATCTGTATTGGAATCTAAAAATAAGAAGTTATGTTATGTTTTAGAGTCAGTTGCCGAAAAAGCAGAATTATTACTCTCACGAATAGTAATTGACTTTCCACAATATACTTCACATGACATAAAACACTCTGAACTTGTTATAACCAGATTAGATACAATTATCCCTGATAATTTGAAAGAAAAACTAGATGAATATGAAATATTTTTCCTTTTATGTTCCGCATATCTTCATGATGTAGGAATGGCAAATTTAAAGCATATTAAAGATTATTGTGGTGATAATGCGGATATAATACGTGAAAATCATCATAAAAGAACATGCCTTTTTGTTAAGGATTACTTCGGCGAAGCTGGATTGCAAGATGACACACAAGGGTATATTATTGGTAAAATATGCTTGGGGCATAGAAAAGAAGATTTACACGATACTGATTTATTCCCTCCAACTTATGCTTACAAAAATCATAAAATTAATATTCCGTTATTAGCTTCATTGTTAAGGGTTGCTGATGAATTAGATATTACTTTTGAAAGAACTCCCCGACTAATATATGATAATTTTGATATTAGTGATGAAAAAAGTAGGGAGGAATGGCAAAAGCATTTGAAAATACATGGAGTGATTTCTACTAATAATAGTCCATTTATACAATGTAATGCAAGGTGTGAAAACCCTGATATCCATAGAACTCTAAAAATGTTAGAAACGAAAATTAATAATCAATTAAGAGAGTTGCCATACCATATCAAGGAGTATAAATTAACTAAGGAATTACCAAGAGAATTCATTATGATAATCGAAAATGTTGGTTATGAATATCATAATTTCAAATTTTCAGTTGATAATAAATCTATTTTAACCTTATTAATGGGAGAAAACTTGTATGCATCTAAAGATGAATGTATTAGAGAGTTACTTAAAAATTCAATAGATGCATGTAGATTTAGGCAAGAAACTATAAAAAAATCTTACAAGCCTGAAATAACCTTCGAATTGACATCTAATAATGAAAAATTAGTAGTCACAGATAACGGAATGGGTATGAATGAATTAATTATTGAAGAATATTTAACTAAAATTGGAAGGAGTTTTTATAGTTCAGAAGACGTTTCGAATCATGAATTAGGTTTTCATCCATTAAATGAACTGGGTATTGGGTTTTTGTCATGTTTTATGATTGCTGATAAAATAATTATTGATACAAGAACTGAAACTAGCGATCCTTTAAATATAGAAATTGATGATACTTCAGATTATTTTATAGTTAGAAAAAGTAAAAAAGAATCTACTGGCACTGATATAACCCTCTTTTTAAAAGAAAATATTAAGGGAACTTTAAATTTAGGAAAAATTATCAAAAATTACGCACGTTATTTAGAATTTCCAATATATGTAAATTCACATGATAACAATAAAATTAAAATTGAAAAACAAGAATTTAGACCCTGTTCTAATCTTAAAGAAAAGGGTAAATTTATAATAAAACTTGAAGAAGATGATTTTGAAGGTTCCATTTGTTTTGAATATGGAGAAGATTTTTACAGCCATAAAGATATTGTTTTTAATAAATTAAACGATAATAACGTCTTATGCAACCAAGGAATACTTATTAATGATAATATTGATTTAGAACATATCATAATTGGATCTTTATGTAGGTTTGAAATTAACTTGAAAAAAAACTTATTAGATTTGAATATAGCTAGAAATAGAATACAATATAATGATAAGTATGAAGAATTCCTAGATAAATTAGAATCAATAATATTTGACAAAATTAGAAATCTTTTCTTAGATTTAAAAGATACAAAGAAAAAAATCCTTTTCAATACATTTTATATTGGTTGGAAGAAAAATTTTTATAATGAACCATGGAGTAAATTTACTACCATTAACAGCTTTTTTGAAAAATCTAAATGGTTATTTTATGATAAAGAACTAATTGTATTACCCAAAGGCTATTTAAACCTGTTTTTAGATTTTTATAAATTTACGCATATCTCTAGAAAGGGTTTATCTTTTGTAAATACTAAAAAACTTTTAAATAAAAAAGTTATTTATATAAACCTTGATTTAAAAGGGTTTGTTGATAGGAATAGTTTATTAGAATACTTAGAACATTTATTTAAGTCCGTTGATTTAGATGAAGAATTTGTATATATTATTGAACCTAGTTTTATTCCTAAAAATATGTTAGAATCATTTTTAGAGTATATTCCTGAAACATTAGAGAGCATATTGTTACAGAAGTATCAAAACAATTTAACTTTACACGAGATTATATCCCCTTTTGGCGACAAAAAAATCTTTATAGCAAATTCTACTAAATGTAAGGATAACAGACTCATTTTAATTGATTTTGGTCAATATCTCATTATCAACGAAAATAATAAACTTATAAATTTGATTTTAAAAAATCAAGATGACTTAAATAGTGACGAAAAACTAGCTATTGCTGGATTATTTAGCAATACTCGAAACAGTTTTATTGTCAATGAAACGTACAAAACTATAATAGATATGTTCGTATCAAACAAAAAGATTGAAGATAATCCCTCTTCTTATTTACTAGATAAAAAAGAGTTAGATTTTTGTCGAAATAATTATATCTGGAAAAATGAATGA